The uncultured Bacteroides sp. DNA segment AAGTCTGTAATCCGCAATATGGATTCCTGTTTGCGACTGGCTCCATCGGATGTTGGGTTCAAATGCTCTTTCAACATCTGCTGCTGGATATATGGATCTGTCCATATATTGCAGACTGTTTTCTCGAATAGAGTTGGTTTTTTATCGGTTATCAGCATTCTTATTTATGTCTATTACAATCTTATTTTTTATTCATGGTAGCAGTCCAAGTATTGATAAGCAAATCACTATCATAGAGAGCTCCGTATGCATAGCAAGTATCTTCTTCTCTACGGATTATTTCATATCCATTAAGGGTTGTCCCCTCTATTTTGAACTTAGAGAATAAATAATTTCTGTCAACATTAAACTTTCCGGATTGTTTTCCAAGTTCAGGGTTAATAGATTCCGAAACAAACTCTAAGGAAGAAATAGGCGTGATTTTATAATTATTCATTCTTCTTACACCATCCAATTGCGCCCAACTTTCATTAACTATCTCCGTCTCAGAAATTGAGATAACAGATTCTCCTTCAGCATGGGAGATTTTACCATCAGGAGTAACAAACTCCGAAATTGTTTGCCAAGTGGCGGATTCAGATAATAAATGTTTCATATTTGGACAGTATATGTTGTTTGATACGGTTTTCTATGCCGAGACGTTGCGTGAACGTTATATTATAGATCTATGATATGAAATATCAGATATACTTCTTATTTTCTTTGTTTTACGCATACAAAGATAGTACTAATAATAACACTCTGTCTTAAAATAGAGTAATCACGATTTTTATTTGCTTTTCTTCGGCTGACATGCCTAGCAAAGCCCAAATGTGATGCATAGAGAATAATGATAATTAGCTGATTAAACATTCCATTCTTTATTTATACTTAAAACTTTTGTTATATTTGCCAATAGTTTTAAGTATGATTAAAGATGAAGACACCTATATTAATTAAAAAAAGAGAGAATTACATCCAAAGGATACTTCCATTCATGCGTAAGCCCCTCATAAAAGTGCTTACTGGTCAGAGACGCGTGGGCAAGAGCTATATATTGCTTCAACTCATGGAACAAATACGGACGGAAGAGCCTCAAGCAAATATCATCTATATCAACCGTGAGGATATGGAGTACGACTTCATGACAGGAGCGAAAGAGCTGAACGATTATGTTCAATCTAAAATGGCAAACAATAAACGTAACTACATCTTTATTGATGAAATTCAAGATATTAATCAGTTTGAAAAAGCCTTGCGTTCTTTGCTATTAGATGAGAATAACGACATTTACATCACAGGAAGCAATGCGAAGATGCTCTCAGGAGAATTAGCCACTTATCTAAGTGGCCGATATGTTGAATTCACCATTTACAGTTTATGTTATAGCGAATTTCTATACTTTCACAACCTTGAAGATTCCGATGATAGTTTTGCTTTATTTTCGAAATTTGGAGGGCTGCCATACTTAATTCATCTAAAACTAGAAGACAGCATCGTTTTCGAATACCTCAAAAGCATCTACTCCACGATTGTTTTCAGAGATGTGGTGACACGCTACAACATACGCAACACGCTGTTTCTCGAGAAATTCATCTTGTTTTTGGCAGATAATATTGGGAGTATTTTTTCAGCAAAAAGCATTAGTGACTATCTTAAGTCTCAGAATACAAAGTTAGCCACTAACCAGATACAAACTTACGCCGATTTCTTAACGAGCTCATTTTTAGTACACAAAGTAGGCAGATACGATTTGGTAGGCAAGAAGATCTTTGAAATAGGCGATAAATATTATTTTGAAAATATGGGCATACGGAATACTATTTGCGGATACAAGCTACAGGATAGGGCAAAAGTGCTTGAGAACATCGTCTATAACCATCTGTTGTATTGCGGTTATCAGATAAAAGTGGGAGCACTTGCAGGACAGGAAATTGATTTCGTTTGTGAAAAGGCCGGTGAGAAACTCTATGTACAGGTTGCTTTAAGATTAGATGAAGAAACAACGATTCAACGTGAATTTGGCAACCTCCTCAAGATACAAGATAACTATCCAAAAATAGTTGTGACCAATGACCAATTTACAGGCAACACTTACGAAGGAGTTAAGCATTTATACATTCGAGATTTCTTAATGCACGATAATTATTCCCGATAAAACTGTACCTGAACGAACAGATAAGGCTAGCAAACGCATCAATTACCTTTCCCTATTTTCACAGCATTCGTTTTTTATTCCTACCTTTGCCTACGATTATTCAAATCTCATAAAAATGGAATCAGCAACTGGAGAAATTCTGTGGTTAGTCTTCTTCAACGACCAACTGCTACTTGAGAAACAGAAAGATGCGTATACTCTTCCGTGGGGAGAGCAACCTCCCATAACACCGGAAAGCCACACCATCATACACGATATCACCACGCCGAGAGGAGTTCTCTGCAAAGCATTCTCCATTAACCGGGAGATTGATGAAACGGAACAATATCTCATGGCCGGACTGCGTGCCTCGTATGAATACCTACCCTACTCCCAATATCAAATAGCAGGCAAAGCTCACGAGATATTGCACTGGGACAAGAATAGTAATTTTTGCCCGGCTTGCGGTACTCCTACAGAAAAGAGGGAGCC contains these protein-coding regions:
- a CDS encoding ATP-binding protein produces the protein MKTPILIKKRENYIQRILPFMRKPLIKVLTGQRRVGKSYILLQLMEQIRTEEPQANIIYINREDMEYDFMTGAKELNDYVQSKMANNKRNYIFIDEIQDINQFEKALRSLLLDENNDIYITGSNAKMLSGELATYLSGRYVEFTIYSLCYSEFLYFHNLEDSDDSFALFSKFGGLPYLIHLKLEDSIVFEYLKSIYSTIVFRDVVTRYNIRNTLFLEKFILFLADNIGSIFSAKSISDYLKSQNTKLATNQIQTYADFLTSSFLVHKVGRYDLVGKKIFEIGDKYYFENMGIRNTICGYKLQDRAKVLENIVYNHLLYCGYQIKVGALAGQEIDFVCEKAGEKLYVQVALRLDEETTIQREFGNLLKIQDNYPKIVVTNDQFTGNTYEGVKHLYIRDFLMHDNYSR